The following proteins come from a genomic window of Anopheles stephensi strain Indian unplaced genomic scaffold, UCI_ANSTEP_V1.0 ucontig42, whole genome shotgun sequence:
- the LOC118516927 gene encoding NADH dehydrogenase [ubiquinone] 1 beta subcomplex subunit 11, mitochondrial-like, with protein sequence MSSLVRMSNAPLVRNLVHSLRTVRLISSSQKNRDAATLDIPKKAAAPSGAAAASSVGTSRNWVSYGFDRQDEAHDRNVTNSSFFFTVTLCLVLGTAYWAYVPDPQLQDWAQREAYLELRRREAAGLEPISKDFIDPAQIVLPSDEELGNTEIVI encoded by the coding sequence ATGTCCAGCCTAGTGCGAATGAGCAATGCACCGTTGGTGCGCAACCTAGTCCACTCGCTACGCACCGTGCGGCTTATTTCTTCGTCGCAGAAAAACCGCGATGCTGCCACACTCGACATCCCGAAGAAGGCGGCCGCTCCAAGCGGCGCGGCTGCAGCCTCGTCCGTCGGTACCAGCCGCAACTGGGTGAGCTACGGGTTCGATCGGCAAGACGAGGCGCACGACCGCAACGTCACGAATTCTTCGTTCTTCTTCACCGTCACACTGTGCCTGGTGTTGGGCACAGCCTACTGGGCGTACGTGCCAGATCCACAGCTGCAGGATTGGGCTCAGCGTGAGGCATACCTGGAGCTGCGTCGCCGGGAAGCGGCCGGTTTGGAACCGATCAGCAAGGACTTTATCGACCCGGCCCAGATTGTGCTGCCCTCGGACGAGGAGCTGGGCAACACCGAAATCGTCATCTAA
- the LOC118516922 gene encoding arf-GAP with dual PH domain-containing protein 1-like, with protein sequence MADQNEKILQRLLQQDGNSICADCDSKNLEWASYNIGIFLCTRCCAVHRSMGAHISKVKHLKLDKWEDSQIQRMIEVGNKAARLKYENRVPACYRRPRENDPQVLMEQWIRAKYERLEFCMIERPSYTSGRMEGFLMKRGKEDSRYQPRKFILSGLHDSLRYFVKEKREPKANLRISELNVVYAPSKIGNPNSLQLTFMKDGTTRHIYVYHDDPEVINNWYMAIRCAKLHRLQIAYPSASESDLVDLLTHDFAREGWLLKTGPRATDSYKRRWFTLDDRKLMYHDDPLDAHPKGEIFLGNQLNGYSVRIGAPPGAKDQGFSFTLFTPERVYNMSSHSEQDRDEWIAAIQTVLERPLSPQDSSVCARLIRKRGGTNPKSIFTGR encoded by the exons atGGCTGACCAAAACGAGAAAATTCTTCAACGTCTGCTGCAACAGGACGGAAACAGCATTTGTGCGGATTGCGATTCGAAAA ATCTAGAATGGGCTTCTTACAATATCGGAATCTTCCTGTGCACCCGCTGCTGTGCGGTCCATCGCAGCATGGGCGCCCACATATCGAAGGTGAAGCATCTCAAGCTGGACAAGTGGGAGGACAGCCAGATCCAGCGCATGATCGAGGTCGGTAACAAGGCGGCCCGATTAAAGTACGAAAACCGTGTACCGGCATGCTACCGAAGACCCAGAGAAAACGATCCACA AGTGCTAATGGAGCAATGGATAAGGGCAAAGTACGAACGGTTGGAATTTTGCATGATCGAACGCCCCAGCTACACATCCGGCCGGATGGAAGGCTTCTTGATGAAGCGTGGCAAAGAGGACAGCCGCTACCAGCCGCGCAAATTCATCCTTTCCGGGCTGCACGACTCGTTACGCTACTTTGTGAAAGAAAAGCGCGAACCAAAGGCAAATCTGCGAATATCGGAGCTGAACGTGGTGTACGCACCGTCGAAAATTGGCAATCCCAACTCGCTACAGCTGACGTTCATGAAGGACGGCACGACGCGCCACATCTACGTGTACCACGACGATCCGGAGGTGATCAACAATTGGTATATGGCGATACGGTGCGCCAAGCTGCACCGGCTCCAGATCGCCTACCCGAGCGCCTCGGAGAGCGATCTGGTCGACCTGCTAACGCACGATTTCGCCCGGGAAGGATGGTTGCTAAAGACGGGTCCACGGGCCACGGACAGCTACAAGCGGCGCTGGTTTACACTGGACGACCGTAAGCTAATGTACCACGACGATCCGCTGGACGCCCATCCGAAGGGGGAAATCTTTCTCGGCAACCAGCTGAACGGTTACAGCGTCCGGATAGGGGCGCCACCCGGTGCCAAAGATCAGGGTTTCAGCTTTACGCTCTTCACACCGGAACGTGTGTACAACATGTCGTCGCACAGTGAGCAGGATCGGGACGAGTGGATTGCCGCGATACAGACCGTGCTGGAACGGCCACTCAGTCCGCAGGATAGTTCGG TAT